A DNA window from Desulfatibacillum aliphaticivorans DSM 15576 contains the following coding sequences:
- a CDS encoding enoyl-CoA hydratase-related protein — protein MGLIYEKRNNIAYLTFNRPEARNAMDPETILQLIDAWKDYAEDKEMRCAILTGTGDKVFCSGADLGKLIPLFTGAKPAETDAEKACQSDPMIVNKAILREYPLYKPVIAAINGHAIAGGMEALYATDIRIAAEGVKFGLQEVKWAIFPAGGSSIRLPRQLPYARAMEILLTGELMEAEEALRLGFINKIVPREKVMEEAERYAGIICKNGPLAVEAIKKSVIENRGKPLSEGLQRELELALPVFMSKDAQEGPKAFKEKREPKFEGK, from the coding sequence ATGGGTTTGATCTACGAAAAAAGAAACAATATCGCTTACCTGACTTTTAACCGGCCCGAGGCCAGAAACGCCATGGACCCGGAGACCATCCTGCAATTGATCGACGCATGGAAGGATTACGCGGAAGACAAGGAAATGCGCTGCGCCATTCTGACCGGGACCGGCGACAAGGTGTTTTGCTCCGGCGCGGACCTGGGCAAGCTGATACCCTTGTTCACGGGCGCCAAGCCTGCGGAGACGGACGCGGAAAAAGCCTGCCAGAGCGATCCCATGATCGTAAACAAAGCCATCCTGCGGGAATACCCCTTGTATAAGCCGGTCATTGCAGCCATCAACGGCCACGCCATCGCCGGCGGCATGGAGGCGCTCTACGCAACGGACATCCGCATCGCCGCCGAAGGGGTCAAATTCGGGCTGCAGGAAGTCAAATGGGCCATCTTTCCGGCCGGAGGGTCGAGCATCCGCCTGCCCCGGCAATTGCCTTACGCCCGGGCCATGGAGATTCTGCTGACCGGGGAATTGATGGAGGCGGAGGAAGCCTTGCGCTTAGGCTTTATCAACAAGATCGTTCCCAGGGAAAAAGTGATGGAAGAGGCGGAAAGATACGCCGGCATCATCTGCAAAAACGGCCCCCTTGCCGTGGAAGCCATCAAGAAATCCGTCATAGAAAACCGCGGCAAGCCGTTGTCCGAAGGCCTGCAGAGGGAGTTGGAGCTGGCCCTGCCCGTGTTTATGAGCAAGGACGCCCAGGAAGGCCCCAAGGCTTTTAAGGAAAAACGCGAGCCCAAGTTTGAGGGGAAGTAA